A genome region from Tolypothrix sp. PCC 7712 includes the following:
- a CDS encoding iron uptake porin, which produces MLKNLLCTFPLLFLICPAAWAIPANDNFPNADVNSVTLQDQVTSVSQLSDINPTDWAFQALQSLVERYGCIAGYPDSTYRGNRALTRYEFAAGLNACLTRINELIATATTDLVRKEDLAVLQNLQQEFSAELVTLRGRVDVLEAREATLEAQQFSTTTKLNAQIITAVSDTFGNSVGGDRDRSNTYFADRGRLNLESSFTGKDLLRVRLEFGNFLNSNNTSQIASLTGTGMTRLNFDTNSNNTLSIPHIRYYFPVSDALAFVVGPVGIGYTDITSTVTPAVIADDGNGVPSLFGQYSPLFRRGGGGAAVNWFITPDVILTLGYLAGSPENPSSGNGIFNGGYNALAHLVFNGKQGSIGIAYSHGYSPGGQVNLTGGAGSNLAISPFGDTIATSNNIVGAQGFYRFSQNFQVHAWGGYIWASAENSGLSNIPDGRGGRDTLLVNNGANANAWFGAIGLSFPDFGGRGNLPGILFGIPPHVTSSDVRQEGDHAYHIEAFYRMRLNDNISVTPGFWVILNPENNSSNNTQYVGVLRTTFDF; this is translated from the coding sequence ATGCTAAAAAACTTATTATGTACTTTCCCCCTATTATTCTTAATCTGCCCCGCAGCCTGGGCGATACCTGCAAACGATAATTTTCCCAACGCAGATGTTAACTCTGTTACTTTGCAAGACCAAGTAACCTCTGTTTCCCAGCTTTCAGATATCAACCCTACCGATTGGGCATTTCAAGCATTACAATCATTAGTTGAACGCTACGGCTGTATTGCAGGTTATCCTGATTCAACTTATCGTGGTAACCGCGCCCTTACTCGTTATGAATTTGCAGCTGGTTTAAATGCTTGCTTAACCCGAATTAATGAATTAATTGCGACTGCGACCACTGATTTAGTCAGAAAAGAAGACTTAGCAGTGTTGCAAAATTTACAACAAGAGTTTTCCGCAGAATTAGTAACTCTGCGTGGGCGAGTTGATGTATTAGAAGCGCGGGAAGCAACCCTAGAAGCACAACAGTTTTCCACCACTACTAAATTAAATGCTCAAATTATTACTGCTGTTAGCGATACCTTTGGTAACAGTGTCGGAGGCGATCGCGATCGCTCCAATACCTACTTTGCCGATAGAGGTCGTCTGAATTTAGAAAGCAGCTTTACAGGGAAAGACTTGTTGCGAGTCCGGCTGGAGTTTGGCAACTTCTTAAATTCTAATAATACTAGTCAGATAGCTTCCCTGACAGGTACAGGCATGACGCGGTTGAACTTTGACACCAATAGTAACAATACCCTATCTATTCCTCATATCCGTTACTACTTCCCCGTCAGCGATGCTCTTGCTTTTGTGGTGGGGCCTGTAGGTATTGGCTACACTGATATTACATCAACCGTGACCCCTGCTGTAATTGCAGATGACGGTAACGGCGTTCCCTCACTGTTTGGACAATATAGTCCGTTATTTAGGCGAGGTGGTGGCGGTGCAGCGGTTAACTGGTTTATCACCCCAGATGTAATTTTGACTTTAGGCTATCTTGCAGGTTCCCCCGAAAATCCATCATCAGGTAATGGCATATTTAATGGCGGTTATAATGCTTTAGCACACCTGGTTTTCAACGGCAAACAAGGGTCAATTGGGATTGCCTATTCTCATGGTTATAGTCCCGGCGGACAAGTTAATCTTACAGGTGGAGCAGGTAGTAACCTAGCAATTTCGCCTTTTGGAGACACCATCGCAACATCCAATAATATAGTAGGCGCACAAGGATTCTATCGCTTTTCGCAAAACTTCCAAGTTCATGCTTGGGGTGGGTATATCTGGGCTAGTGCGGAAAATTCTGGTTTAAGTAATATCCCTGATGGTAGGGGTGGCAGAGATACATTATTAGTTAACAATGGTGCTAATGCTAATGCTTGGTTTGGCGCAATTGGCTTATCCTTCCCTGATTTCGGCGGTAGAGGTAATCTCCCAGGAATATTATTTGGTATCCCACCTCACGTTACCAGCAGCGATGTTCGTCAAGAAGGTGACCATGCTTACCACATCGAAGCCTTTTATCGTATGCGGCTCAACGATAATATCTCCGTTACCCCCGGCTTTTGGGTAATTCTCAACCCAGAAAACAATAGCAGCAATAATACCCAATATGTTGGAGTATTACGGACAACCTTTGATTTTTAG
- a CDS encoding EAL domain-containing response regulator, protein MTKILVIEDEELVRENLLDLLDAEDFDTIAAANGRVGINLAFSEIPDLILCDMMMPEVDGYGVLTTLRQDPLTATIPFIFLTAKSAKADFRQGMDMGADDYLTKPFTRAELLSAIVNRLEKQAALKKHLLSTQTANVALSPKMQLLETYLQQVVKEGKFSEFELYYQPIVDIASGKIIAAESLLYWESPELGLVPPVEFMQLAESTGLILPIEQWIVTNVCSQIKSWQYNLDFLPLSINVNVSGSQFYDPDFISKLSELLASKKVSPQHLEIELSESTLMQDITNAIAILGKLFSLGVKIGLDDFGIGSSSLVNLKDLPINTLKIGRYFIHNIDSNPQKSALTKAVIEMAHKLNIRVIAESVDTEAELDFLRQSNCDAMQGFLLSRPLPAAELENFF, encoded by the coding sequence ATGACTAAAATTTTAGTAATTGAAGATGAAGAACTAGTACGGGAGAATCTATTAGATTTACTAGATGCAGAAGATTTTGATACTATTGCAGCTGCTAATGGCAGAGTCGGCATTAACTTAGCTTTCTCGGAAATACCTGATTTAATTTTGTGCGATATGATGATGCCGGAAGTAGATGGTTATGGTGTATTAACTACATTACGCCAAGACCCATTAACGGCCACAATTCCCTTTATTTTCTTAACGGCTAAATCTGCAAAAGCCGATTTTCGCCAAGGTATGGATATGGGCGCAGATGACTATCTGACCAAGCCTTTCACCCGCGCCGAATTATTAAGTGCAATAGTCAACCGCCTAGAAAAGCAAGCAGCTTTAAAAAAGCATTTATTATCAACTCAAACTGCAAATGTGGCATTATCACCCAAGATGCAGTTACTAGAAACTTATTTACAACAAGTAGTTAAAGAGGGAAAATTTTCTGAATTCGAGTTATATTATCAACCCATAGTAGATATCGCTTCTGGGAAGATTATCGCCGCCGAAAGTCTATTGTATTGGGAAAGTCCAGAATTAGGTTTGGTTCCCCCGGTAGAATTTATGCAATTAGCCGAATCTACAGGTTTAATTCTGCCAATTGAACAATGGATAGTGACCAATGTCTGTTCGCAAATCAAAAGCTGGCAATATAATCTTGACTTTTTACCGTTGAGTATCAATGTTAATGTATCTGGAAGTCAATTTTATGATCCAGATTTTATCTCAAAGCTATCTGAACTTTTAGCAAGTAAAAAGGTCTCACCGCAGCACTTAGAAATAGAACTGAGTGAAAGCACTCTGATGCAAGACATCACGAATGCGATCGCTATTCTGGGTAAATTATTTTCTTTAGGTGTCAAAATCGGTCTTGATGATTTTGGTATTGGCTCTTCTTCTTTAGTTAACCTTAAAGATTTACCTATTAATACCTTAAAAATCGGTCGATATTTTATTCACAATATTGATTCAAATCCACAAAAATCAGCTCTCACCAAAGCCGTAATTGAAATGGCTCATAAGCTAAATATCCGGGTAATAGCTGAAAGTGTAGATACAGAAGCCGAATTAGATTTTTTACGTCAATCTAATTGTGATGCGATGCAAGGATTTCTTTTAAGCCGTCCATTACCAGCAGCTGAATTAGAAAACTTTTTTTAA
- a CDS encoding ABC transporter permease subunit — translation MSQTLRPTQNRSGSQNKSRQRQSLNNFLQVAGILPILILICILFALLTPNFATAGNAVNILRQASINIVLATGMTFVILTGGIDLSVGSILAVSAVVAVLVSLLPALGWAAVPAALLTGLLLGLVNGALITFLDVPPFIVTLGSLTALRGAAYLVANGTTVINPDLNFAWVGNSYLGPIPWLVIIALLTVAASWFILRQTVLGVQIYAVGGNERAARLTGIKVNRVLLFVYGVSGLLAGLAGIMSASRLYSATGLLGQGYELDAIAAVILGGTSFTGGIGTIGGTLLGALIIAVLNNGLTLLNMSYFWQLVVKGLVIIVAVMIDRLRRRSKR, via the coding sequence TCACTCAACAACTTTCTGCAGGTAGCAGGGATTCTCCCCATCCTGATCCTGATTTGTATCTTATTTGCCCTGCTCACTCCCAACTTTGCCACAGCTGGTAACGCCGTTAATATCCTGCGCCAAGCATCAATTAACATTGTGCTGGCAACTGGCATGACCTTTGTCATTCTTACAGGTGGTATTGACCTTTCCGTCGGTTCCATCTTGGCTGTTTCTGCGGTCGTTGCGGTGTTAGTTTCCCTACTCCCGGCGTTAGGTTGGGCGGCTGTACCTGCGGCATTATTAACAGGATTGCTTTTAGGCTTAGTCAACGGTGCGCTAATCACCTTTTTGGATGTACCTCCATTTATTGTCACCTTGGGTTCACTCACAGCCTTACGTGGTGCTGCTTACTTGGTAGCTAATGGTACAACTGTTATTAACCCTGACCTAAATTTTGCTTGGGTAGGTAATAGCTATTTAGGCCCTATTCCCTGGCTAGTCATCATTGCCTTGCTAACTGTAGCAGCTAGTTGGTTTATTCTGCGGCAAACAGTATTAGGTGTGCAAATTTACGCAGTAGGTGGTAACGAAAGAGCAGCAAGACTAACCGGAATTAAAGTCAATCGCGTCTTACTATTTGTTTATGGCGTGAGTGGACTATTAGCAGGTTTAGCCGGAATCATGAGTGCCAGCCGTCTTTACAGTGCTACAGGCTTATTAGGTCAAGGTTACGAACTAGATGCGATCGCGGCTGTAATTTTAGGTGGTACTAGCTTTACAGGTGGTATCGGTACTATTGGCGGAACTCTTCTCGGTGCATTAATTATTGCTGTACTCAACAATGGTTTAACATTGTTGAATATGTCTTACTTTTGGCAACTTGTTGTTAAAGGTTTAGTGATTATTGTCGCAGTAATGATTGACCGACTCCGCAGAAGATCCAAACGGTAA
- a CDS encoding PQQ-dependent sugar dehydrogenase, with the protein MQILERFLPLLLLFTAVTACNQTSASLDNATPQPSASVVQQADSSPQQPKNVVRTELLSPTPIRIGLNNLPAPFATESASKRPQVVAIPQNPVLRVPSGFTVNVYADGLDAPRWLALTPDGDVLVTETRQNRIRLLRDRNGDGVADVRKTFASSQNGLNIPFGMAFGGNSFFLGNTDAVLQFPYSKGQQQLSGTGKKIADLPGGGYNQHWTRNVVVSPDGNKLYVSVGSESNVDEEPLPRASVQQMNLDGSQKQTFASGLRNPVGLDFHPVTKALYTAVNERDGIGDDLVPDYFTRLQQGEFYGWPYAYLTPNNLDPRQKANNQSKRPDLAARTSTPDVLFQAHSAALGVQFYDGQTFPQKYRNGAFVAFRGSWNRDRGTGYKVVFVPFNNQGRPQGYYEDFLTGFLLNPSTPTTWGRPVGLLVLPDGSLLVTEEANNRIYRIQYQGG; encoded by the coding sequence ATGCAAATTCTTGAGCGTTTCTTGCCGCTTTTATTGTTATTCACCGCAGTAACAGCTTGTAACCAAACCAGTGCGTCTTTAGATAATGCCACACCGCAACCATCTGCATCTGTTGTACAACAGGCAGATAGTTCTCCACAACAGCCGAAAAATGTAGTTCGGACTGAACTGCTTTCACCTACACCAATTAGAATTGGCTTGAATAATTTACCAGCACCCTTCGCTACAGAGAGTGCTTCCAAAAGACCTCAAGTAGTAGCAATTCCGCAAAATCCTGTGCTGCGTGTGCCATCAGGATTTACAGTTAATGTTTATGCTGATGGCTTAGATGCACCACGCTGGCTGGCTTTAACTCCCGATGGTGATGTGTTAGTCACTGAAACTCGGCAAAACCGGATTCGGCTGTTGCGCGATCGCAATGGCGATGGGGTGGCTGATGTCCGTAAAACTTTCGCCAGTTCTCAGAATGGTCTAAATATCCCATTTGGTATGGCTTTTGGGGGTAATTCCTTCTTTTTGGGTAATACCGATGCTGTGCTACAGTTCCCCTACAGCAAAGGTCAACAACAACTGAGTGGTACGGGTAAAAAAATTGCTGACCTGCCTGGTGGTGGCTATAATCAGCACTGGACTCGAAACGTGGTAGTTTCGCCTGACGGTAATAAGCTATATGTTTCTGTTGGTTCCGAAAGTAATGTAGATGAAGAACCGCTACCACGCGCTTCAGTTCAACAAATGAATTTAGATGGTTCGCAAAAGCAGACTTTTGCTTCTGGCTTGCGTAACCCAGTCGGTTTAGATTTTCACCCAGTCACCAAAGCACTTTATACTGCTGTGAACGAACGGGATGGTATTGGTGATGACTTAGTACCAGACTACTTTACGCGTCTCCAGCAGGGAGAATTCTACGGCTGGCCCTATGCTTATCTCACACCCAATAATCTTGACCCACGTCAGAAAGCCAATAATCAAAGTAAACGTCCAGACTTAGCAGCCCGTACAAGTACCCCAGATGTGTTATTCCAAGCACATTCAGCAGCCTTGGGTGTACAGTTTTATGATGGTCAGACATTCCCACAAAAATATCGTAACGGTGCTTTTGTGGCTTTTCGTGGTTCTTGGAATCGCGATCGCGGGACTGGTTATAAAGTAGTATTTGTACCCTTCAATAATCAAGGCCGTCCGCAAGGTTACTATGAAGATTTTCTCACAGGATTTTTGCTCAATCCTTCTACACCAACCACTTGGGGGCGACCTGTAGGTTTACTAGTTTTACCTGATGGCAGTTTATTAGTAACAGAAGAAGCTAATAATCGGATTTATCGGATTCAGTATCAGGGGGGTTAG
- a CDS encoding NACHT domain-containing protein: MAKRSLQASEEGIRKAKQAFKRKGWTQEYLAATVGLETRQPIWKFFTGKPIDRQAFNEICLVLDLNPLEISQNCTEDEITHQEQPLNTYMNFHLDIESLVKKLRSAQYERMQAQCGTVHILDIARPIGINELYVDVNILEEINSKRWVDINDLQTPDREQFERFGLGKVRQKRVSGQDVVLQYSKLMLLGKPGAGKTTFLQSLAINCNQGNFRPDCLPIFINLKNFAEDTRDLLQPSLVKYIHKYFAVFDITEQQIITVLSQGKVLLLLDALDEVAEQDSEILLKNLRQFIEIYHKNIIVITCRVAAQYYRFQGFTEVEIADFTKSQIATFANKWFLAVAKKSPAKAQSLARKFIQKLELAENVQILELASTPILLNLTCLLFQFVEDFPSKRAELYKQGLDLLLVRWDEARGIKRDQIYRNLSLLQKIKLLSRIAAITFAQGEYFLPENKMHQLIADYLSHLPQGIHDADALELESAAVLKAIEAQHGLLVERARGIYSFSHLTFQEYFTAREIFANANTQTLQEVVGQITEERWREIFLLTVEMLQPADELLQLMKQQIDRLATTNEKLEDFLNWLIEKSSTIKGAYHPASVRAFYFTIALPPEHPLARTQNFAISLDPQMAGNLSLDLALDLALTHALSVSVTITADIFSQRLFALSLALDLEHLLTDEPSLQTSLKLLKNQLPSPKQGREALKMWWQTHGEGWIRKLRTLIIGSRQIGHAWQFSPEEWQNLQQYWYANQLLLDCLNSATNMTPNVRQSIENTLLLVGG, encoded by the coding sequence ATGGCAAAAAGATCTCTTCAAGCATCAGAAGAAGGTATCAGAAAAGCTAAACAGGCTTTTAAACGTAAAGGTTGGACGCAAGAATATCTAGCTGCGACGGTAGGTTTAGAAACTCGTCAGCCAATTTGGAAGTTTTTTACTGGTAAACCAATAGACCGCCAAGCTTTTAACGAGATTTGCTTAGTTTTGGACTTAAACCCTTTAGAAATCTCACAAAATTGTACTGAGGATGAAATAACACATCAAGAACAGCCACTCAATACCTATATGAATTTCCATTTAGATATTGAGAGTTTAGTAAAAAAGCTCAGGTCTGCTCAATATGAAAGGATGCAAGCCCAGTGTGGTACGGTGCATATTTTGGATATTGCACGGCCTATTGGGATAAATGAGTTATATGTTGATGTCAATATCCTAGAAGAAATTAATAGTAAAAGATGGGTAGATATTAATGATTTACAAACGCCTGATAGAGAGCAATTTGAGCGATTTGGTTTAGGAAAAGTCCGTCAAAAACGGGTTAGCGGACAAGATGTAGTATTACAATATTCCAAATTGATGTTGTTAGGAAAACCCGGCGCGGGTAAAACTACATTTTTGCAATCACTAGCGATCAATTGTAACCAAGGCAACTTCCGTCCTGATTGTTTGCCAATATTTATCAATTTGAAAAACTTTGCGGAAGATACAAGAGACCTCCTGCAACCTAGCCTAGTAAAATACATTCATAAATATTTTGCAGTTTTTGATATTACCGAACAGCAAATTATCACAGTATTATCTCAGGGAAAAGTACTACTTTTATTAGATGCTTTAGATGAAGTAGCAGAACAAGATAGCGAAATACTTCTCAAAAATCTGCGACAGTTTATTGAAATCTATCATAAAAATATTATAGTTATTACTTGCCGCGTTGCAGCGCAATATTACAGGTTTCAAGGATTTACAGAGGTAGAAATTGCTGATTTTACTAAATCACAAATTGCTACTTTCGCTAACAAATGGTTTTTAGCGGTGGCTAAAAAAAGTCCAGCTAAAGCACAGTCATTGGCACGTAAGTTTATCCAAAAATTAGAACTTGCAGAGAATGTGCAAATTTTGGAGTTAGCATCTACTCCCATTTTGTTAAATCTCACTTGTTTATTATTTCAGTTTGTCGAAGATTTTCCTTCTAAGCGTGCTGAACTATATAAACAAGGATTAGATTTACTGCTGGTACGCTGGGATGAAGCCAGAGGGATAAAACGCGATCAAATTTACCGGAATTTGTCGCTACTCCAAAAAATTAAACTGCTGAGTCGGATTGCAGCCATTACCTTTGCTCAAGGAGAATATTTTCTCCCTGAAAATAAAATGCATCAGCTAATTGCCGACTATCTATCTCATCTTCCCCAAGGGATACATGATGCCGATGCTTTAGAATTAGAGAGTGCAGCCGTGTTAAAGGCAATTGAAGCGCAACATGGTTTATTAGTAGAAAGAGCTAGAGGCATTTATTCTTTTTCCCATTTGACTTTTCAAGAATACTTCACAGCCAGAGAAATTTTTGCTAATGCCAATACTCAAACACTACAAGAAGTTGTGGGGCAAATTACTGAAGAACGTTGGCGAGAAATCTTTTTACTAACTGTAGAGATGTTGCAACCAGCTGATGAATTATTGCAGCTGATGAAGCAACAAATCGACCGACTAGCAACTACCAACGAAAAACTAGAAGATTTTCTTAACTGGTTAATAGAGAAATCCTCGACAATCAAGGGAGCGTATCATCCTGCTAGTGTACGTGCTTTTTACTTTACCATTGCGTTGCCTCCCGAACATCCTTTAGCCCGGACGCAGAATTTTGCGATATCTTTAGATCCGCAAATGGCTGGTAATCTTTCTCTGGATTTAGCCTTGGATTTAGCCCTGACTCATGCCCTATCAGTAAGTGTGACGATTACAGCTGATATATTTAGCCAACGCTTATTTGCGTTAAGTTTAGCCCTCGACCTAGAACATTTACTCACAGATGAACCATCTTTACAAACATCACTAAAATTATTGAAAAACCAACTACCATCACCAAAACAGGGTAGAGAAGCATTAAAAATGTGGTGGCAAACTCATGGTGAAGGTTGGATTAGAAAATTGCGAACTTTAATCATCGGTTCCCGCCAAATTGGTCATGCTTGGCAGTTCAGCCCAGAAGAATGGCAGAACTTACAACAATATTGGTATGCCAATCAATTACTATTAGATTGCCTCAATAGTGCAACTAATATGACTCCTAATGTACGACAATCAATAGAAAATACTTTGCTGTTAGTTGGTGGGTAA
- a CDS encoding phosphomannose isomerase type II C-terminal cupin domain: MTQNDSNTQSNIPPSSHSGARYWGNVEVVEEGENYRISRVEIKPRHGIKPQIHYHRNEHWVVVSGIAKVTCGEQEVLVNRNESTYVPAATLHKVENPGSIPLVILEIQNGEYLGEDDTERPFDLSLVQPVTEITNS, encoded by the coding sequence ATGACTCAGAATGACAGTAATACTCAGTCCAATATTCCACCTTCTTCCCATTCTGGCGCTAGATATTGGGGCAATGTCGAGGTTGTGGAAGAAGGCGAAAACTATAGAATTAGTCGTGTGGAAATCAAGCCTAGGCACGGGATTAAACCACAAATCCATTATCATCGCAATGAACATTGGGTGGTAGTGTCTGGTATTGCCAAGGTGACTTGTGGTGAACAAGAAGTATTAGTGAATCGTAACGAGTCTACTTATGTTCCGGCTGCAACTCTGCATAAAGTAGAAAATCCTGGCTCTATTCCTCTGGTAATTTTAGAAATTCAAAACGGCGAGTATTTAGGGGAGGATGATACTGAGCGCCCTTTTGACTTAAGTCTGGTGCAACCTGTAACTGAAATTACTAATTCGTAA